One part of the Burkholderia vietnamiensis LMG 10929 genome encodes these proteins:
- a CDS encoding arsenic transporter, which produces MNSAPFAWSIAALATAGVIVRPFGWPEAIWAVAGAVLLVALGLLPADAALAAVAKGGDVYPFLTGMMLLSEVARREGLFDWVAAHVVNGARGSPRRLFALVYLVGTVTTVFLSNDATAVVLTPAVFAAARRAKTDPLPLLYVCAFVANAASFVLPISNPANLVLYGAHMPALGTWLARFALPSIASIACTYAMLRATQRHALRGRCACDLPVPSLSAGARIALAGIAATAAALMIVSLLDRPLGLPTALAGALTAACVLARDRAACGPTLRAISWSVLPLVAGLFVLVEALERTGAVDALAALLRTLTAGGTAHAAAASGVAIALASNLVNNLPAGLVAGAIVGVAHSPQPVVDALLIGVDLGPNLSVTGSLATILWLAAIRRDGLQVSAGKFLAIGACVMLPALAVRLV; this is translated from the coding sequence ATGAATTCCGCTCCGTTCGCGTGGTCGATCGCCGCGCTCGCGACCGCCGGCGTGATCGTGCGGCCGTTCGGCTGGCCCGAGGCGATCTGGGCCGTGGCCGGCGCGGTGCTGCTGGTCGCCCTCGGCCTGTTGCCGGCCGACGCGGCGCTCGCGGCCGTGGCGAAAGGCGGCGACGTGTACCCGTTCCTGACCGGGATGATGCTGCTGTCCGAAGTGGCGCGGCGCGAGGGGTTGTTCGACTGGGTCGCGGCCCACGTCGTGAACGGCGCGCGCGGTTCGCCGCGGCGGCTGTTCGCGCTCGTCTATCTGGTCGGCACCGTCACGACCGTGTTCCTGTCGAACGACGCGACCGCCGTCGTGCTGACGCCGGCCGTGTTCGCGGCTGCGCGCCGCGCGAAGACGGACCCGCTGCCGCTGCTGTACGTCTGCGCGTTCGTCGCGAACGCGGCGAGCTTCGTGCTGCCGATCTCGAACCCCGCGAATCTCGTGCTGTACGGTGCGCACATGCCCGCGCTCGGCACCTGGCTCGCACGCTTCGCGCTGCCGTCCATCGCGTCGATCGCGTGTACCTACGCGATGCTGCGCGCGACGCAGCGTCACGCGTTGCGCGGCCGGTGTGCGTGCGATCTGCCGGTGCCCTCGCTGAGCGCGGGCGCGCGCATCGCGTTGGCCGGCATCGCGGCGACGGCCGCCGCACTGATGATCGTGTCGCTGCTCGACCGGCCGCTCGGCTTGCCGACTGCGCTGGCCGGCGCGCTGACCGCGGCCTGTGTGCTGGCGCGCGATCGCGCGGCCTGCGGGCCGACGCTGCGCGCGATTTCGTGGAGCGTGCTGCCGCTCGTGGCCGGACTGTTCGTGCTGGTCGAGGCGCTCGAGCGGACCGGCGCGGTGGATGCGCTGGCGGCGTTGCTGCGCACGCTGACGGCCGGCGGTACGGCGCATGCGGCGGCCGCGTCGGGCGTCGCCATCGCGCTGGCGTCGAACCTCGTCAACAACCTGCCTGCGGGGCTCGTCGCCGGCGCGATCGTGGGCGTCGCGCACAGCCCGCAGCCGGTGGTTGATGCGCTGCTGATCGGCGTCGATCTCGGGCCGAACCTGTCCGTCACCGGCTCGCTCGCGACGATCCTGTGGCTCGCGGCGATCCGGCGCGACGGGCTGCAGGTGAGCGCGGGGAAGTTTCTGGCGATCGGCGCGTGTGTGATGCTGCCGGCGCTGGCGGTGCGGCTTGTGTAG
- a CDS encoding cupin domain-containing protein, giving the protein MTLPAVPFAESFDLEAAFDDVSEYWSPKVVAQVNDQYVKVAKVRGRLVWHDHVGEDELFFVVRGHLKIEYEGGRVVDLPAGSMHVVPRGTLHNPIAEEECWIVLIEPVQTKHTGDVQSPLTRTLDEQLGQPQPR; this is encoded by the coding sequence ATGACCCTCCCCGCCGTTCCGTTCGCCGAATCGTTCGATCTCGAAGCCGCATTCGACGACGTATCCGAATACTGGTCGCCCAAGGTGGTCGCGCAGGTCAACGATCAGTACGTCAAAGTCGCGAAGGTGCGCGGCCGGCTCGTGTGGCACGACCATGTCGGCGAAGACGAGCTGTTCTTCGTCGTGCGCGGCCACCTGAAGATCGAGTATGAAGGCGGCCGCGTCGTCGATCTGCCCGCCGGCTCGATGCACGTGGTGCCGCGCGGCACGCTGCACAACCCGATCGCCGAAGAAGAATGCTGGATCGTGCTGATCGAGCCCGTGCAGACGAAGCACACCGGCGACGTGCAGTCGCCGTTGACGCGCACGCTCGACGAGCAGCTCGGTCAGCCGCAGCCGCGCTGA
- a CDS encoding aldo/keto reductase family oxidoreductase gives MSPIVQSGTFAIAGRRVHRLGYGAMQLAGPGVFGPPKDRDAALAVLREAVAAGVDHIDTSDFYGPHVTNQLIREALHPYRDDLLIVTKVGAMRGDDGSWLPAFSADALAAAVHDNLRNLGLDVLDVVNLRIMFDVHGPAEGSIEAPLSALAELQRQGLVRHIGLSNVTAAQIAEGRRICDIACVQNHYNLAHRDDDGLIDALARDGIAYVPYFPLGGFNPLQSSTLDAVAARLGATPMQTALAWLLRRAPNILLIPGTSSVAHLRENLAAGALTLPDDAMRELDGIAAVRG, from the coding sequence ATGTCCCCCATCGTTCAATCGGGCACGTTCGCCATCGCCGGCCGGCGCGTTCACCGTCTCGGTTACGGCGCGATGCAGCTGGCCGGGCCCGGCGTGTTCGGGCCGCCGAAGGATCGCGACGCCGCGCTCGCGGTGCTGCGCGAAGCCGTGGCGGCGGGCGTCGACCACATCGACACCAGCGACTTCTACGGCCCGCATGTGACGAACCAGCTGATTCGCGAAGCGCTGCACCCGTATCGCGACGATCTGCTGATCGTGACCAAGGTCGGTGCGATGCGCGGCGACGACGGCTCGTGGCTGCCGGCCTTCTCCGCCGACGCGCTCGCCGCGGCCGTGCACGACAACCTGCGCAACCTGGGCCTCGACGTGCTCGACGTCGTCAACCTGCGCATCATGTTCGACGTGCACGGGCCGGCCGAAGGCTCGATCGAGGCGCCGCTGAGCGCGCTCGCCGAACTGCAGCGGCAGGGCCTCGTGCGGCACATCGGGCTGAGCAACGTGACGGCCGCGCAGATCGCCGAAGGGCGGCGGATCTGCGACATCGCGTGCGTGCAGAACCACTACAACCTCGCGCATCGCGACGACGATGGCCTGATCGACGCGCTCGCACGCGACGGCATCGCGTACGTCCCGTACTTTCCGCTCGGCGGCTTCAACCCGTTGCAGTCGTCGACGCTCGACGCGGTCGCCGCGCGGCTCGGCGCGACGCCGATGCAGACCGCGCTCGCGTGGCTGCTGCGCCGCGCGCCGAACATCCTGCTGATTCCGGGCACGTCGTCGGTCGCTCATCTGCGCGAGAATCTGGCCGCCGGCGCGCTGACGCTGCCGGACGATGCGATGCGCGAACTCGACGGCATCGCGGCGGTGCGCGGCTGA
- a CDS encoding SDR family oxidoreductase produces MTILVTGATGRVGRQVVQQLVERGASVRALVRDPSKADFPAAANVVQGDMLDIDSLRNAYSGVRTLFLLNGVAGDEFTQALIALNLARDAGIERVVYLSVLHADRFVDVPHFAVKFGAERMIEQLGFSATILRPAYFMDNERMVRDVIVGHGVYPMPIGGKGVAMVDVRDIAEVAALELIRRNDAPGKLPVETIDLVGPDTLTGEQLAGIWSEILGRPVAYGGDDPSAFENNLATFMPKWMAYEMRLMAQRYVSDGMVPQSGAVERLIEILGRPLHTYRAFATALAG; encoded by the coding sequence ATGACCATTCTCGTTACCGGTGCCACCGGCCGCGTCGGCCGCCAGGTCGTCCAGCAACTCGTCGAGCGCGGCGCCAGCGTGCGCGCGTTGGTGCGCGATCCGTCGAAGGCCGATTTCCCGGCCGCGGCGAACGTCGTGCAGGGCGACATGCTCGACATCGACTCGCTGCGCAATGCCTATTCGGGCGTGCGCACGCTGTTCCTGCTCAACGGCGTGGCGGGCGACGAATTCACGCAGGCGCTGATCGCGCTGAACCTCGCCCGCGACGCGGGGATCGAGCGCGTCGTCTATCTGTCGGTGCTGCACGCGGACCGCTTCGTCGACGTGCCGCACTTCGCCGTGAAATTCGGCGCCGAGCGGATGATCGAACAGCTCGGCTTCAGCGCGACGATCCTGCGTCCCGCGTACTTCATGGACAACGAACGGATGGTCAGGGACGTGATCGTCGGCCACGGCGTCTATCCGATGCCGATCGGCGGCAAGGGCGTCGCGATGGTCGACGTGCGCGACATCGCGGAAGTCGCGGCGCTCGAGCTGATCCGCCGCAACGACGCGCCGGGCAAGCTGCCGGTCGAGACGATCGACCTGGTCGGCCCCGATACGCTGACCGGCGAGCAACTGGCGGGCATCTGGTCGGAGATTCTCGGCCGTCCGGTTGCGTATGGCGGCGACGATCCCAGCGCGTTCGAAAACAATCTGGCGACCTTCATGCCGAAATGGATGGCGTACGAAATGCGCTTGATGGCACAACGCTACGTCAGCGACGGGATGGTGCCGCAAAGCGGCGCCGTCGAACGGTTGATCGAGATCCTGGGGCGGCCGCTGCACACGTACCGCGCGTTCGCGACGGCGCTGGCTGGGTGA
- a CDS encoding LysR family transcriptional regulator, giving the protein MDLLALADFNLVARHGSFGEAARAAGRPKATLSRRVSELENSLALRLFERGSRGVTLTQEGRALYERTGALLAELADSAAAIASGGERPRGRLRISAPMLFSQLAMGKLVATFALKYPEVRLEVTTDDRPVDMIEEGYDLVIRVNPDPDATLIGRVFLRDRLAVVATPALSRPGDGAAAPAVVRTADDLRTAWDVIGPAGPARIAFEPVARLSSLVMVRDTVRLGLGAACLPVSLVSGDLAAGTLVSWGDVPGPDIALWALYPSRRLLSARVSAFLAHLSDAFPSASPDALAAYLDAA; this is encoded by the coding sequence ATGGACCTGCTCGCGCTTGCCGATTTCAATCTGGTCGCCCGTCATGGCAGCTTCGGCGAAGCTGCGCGTGCGGCCGGGCGCCCGAAGGCGACGCTGTCGCGCCGCGTGTCGGAGCTGGAGAACAGCCTCGCGCTGCGCCTGTTCGAGCGCGGCTCGCGCGGCGTGACGCTGACGCAGGAAGGGCGCGCGCTGTACGAGCGCACCGGTGCGCTGCTCGCCGAGCTGGCCGACAGCGCCGCCGCGATCGCGTCGGGCGGCGAGCGGCCGCGCGGCCGGCTGCGCATCAGCGCGCCGATGCTGTTCTCGCAGCTGGCGATGGGCAAGCTCGTCGCGACGTTCGCGTTGAAGTATCCGGAGGTGCGACTGGAAGTGACGACCGACGACCGGCCGGTCGACATGATCGAAGAAGGCTACGACCTCGTGATCCGCGTGAACCCCGACCCGGACGCAACGCTGATCGGCCGCGTGTTCCTGCGCGACCGGCTGGCGGTGGTCGCGACGCCGGCGCTCTCGCGACCCGGCGACGGCGCCGCCGCGCCGGCCGTCGTGCGCACCGCCGACGACCTGCGCACCGCGTGGGACGTGATCGGGCCGGCCGGGCCGGCTCGCATCGCGTTCGAACCGGTGGCGCGGCTGTCGTCGCTGGTGATGGTGCGCGATACGGTGCGCCTCGGGCTCGGCGCCGCGTGCTTGCCGGTGTCGCTCGTGAGCGGCGACCTCGCGGCCGGCACGCTCGTCAGCTGGGGCGACGTGCCGGGGCCGGACATCGCGCTATGGGCGCTGTATCCGTCGCGGCGGCTGTTGAGCGCGCGCGTGTCCGCGTTTCTCGCGCATCTGTCCGATGCGTTTCCGTCCGCGAGCCCCGACGCGCTCGCCGCCTATCTCGACGCCGCGTGA
- a CDS encoding LysR family transcriptional regulator, whose protein sequence is MQVDLGDLNAFVAVARARGFREAARLADASASGLSEAVRRLEAQLGVRLLHRTTRSVSPTEAGERLLARLTPALSEVQAALDVVNTFRERPVGTLKLNVPTSAARLVLPSIIPRFLDAYPEIRLDIVADESFVDILAAGCDAGIRYDDRLEQDMIAVPIGPRSQRFATAAAPAYLARRGRPAHPRELLDHACLRGRFASGAMPAWEFERDGEVVRVEPSGPLVVQIGGAVDLVVDAACAGVGIVHLYEDWLAPQLASGALEPVLDAWWRPFSGPYLYYPGRRFVPAPLRAFVDFIKAEAA, encoded by the coding sequence ATGCAAGTCGATCTCGGCGATCTGAACGCGTTCGTGGCGGTGGCGCGCGCGAGGGGCTTTCGCGAGGCCGCGCGGCTGGCCGACGCGAGCGCGTCGGGGCTCAGCGAGGCGGTGCGCCGGCTGGAGGCGCAGTTGGGAGTCCGGCTGCTGCACCGGACGACGCGCAGCGTGTCGCCGACCGAAGCCGGCGAGCGTCTGCTGGCGCGGCTCACGCCCGCGCTGAGCGAGGTGCAGGCCGCGCTCGACGTGGTGAACACGTTCCGCGAGCGGCCGGTCGGCACGCTCAAGCTCAATGTGCCGACCAGCGCGGCGCGGCTCGTGCTGCCGTCGATCATCCCGCGCTTTCTCGACGCGTATCCGGAGATCCGGCTCGACATCGTCGCGGACGAGAGCTTCGTCGATATCCTGGCGGCCGGCTGCGACGCCGGCATACGCTACGACGACCGCCTCGAACAGGACATGATCGCCGTGCCGATCGGCCCGCGCTCGCAGCGCTTCGCGACCGCGGCGGCGCCCGCCTATCTCGCGCGGCGCGGCCGGCCGGCCCATCCGCGCGAGCTGCTCGACCACGCGTGCCTGCGCGGCCGGTTCGCGAGCGGCGCGATGCCGGCGTGGGAGTTCGAGCGCGACGGCGAAGTGGTGCGCGTCGAGCCGTCGGGGCCGCTCGTCGTGCAGATCGGCGGCGCCGTCGATCTCGTCGTCGATGCCGCATGCGCGGGCGTCGGCATCGTCCACCTGTACGAAGACTGGCTCGCGCCGCAGCTCGCGAGCGGCGCGCTCGAGCCCGTGCTCGACGCGTGGTGGCGGCCGTTCTCCGGCCCGTATCTGTACTATCCGGGCCGGCGCTTCGTGCCCGCGCCGCTGCGCGCCTTCGTCGACTTCATCAAGGCCGAGGCCGCGTAA
- a CDS encoding methyl-accepting chemotaxis protein translates to MSNKPLTIRAKLMLAFGVLTCVVLLVSVLGIVSLSRAHGRFSDYVNGINARATLADRVHVAVDRRAIAARNIVLAGSAADVEHEKEAALQADRDVGTLLRQLRLAVGPGTDATDKARELVRQIDTVETSYGPVARAIVDAAVNNRRDQAITMIDEQCRPLLVRLVAATDAFATYSRERAAQLVTDSGDRYTSQRLLQIAICLAAAVGAMVAGWAIARDLIRSLGTEPAMLNGIAQRIAAGDLAGNAASAAAPRGSVLASMHEMQANLVRLIAQVRAASSNVAAGASQIASGNVDLSSRTEQQAASLQETASSMEQLTSTVRLNADNAQQARALADNASQVAQRGNVAVGSMVETMTDISAGSAKIADITGIIESIAFQTNILALNAAVEAARAGEQGRGFAVVASEVRSLAQRSSSAAKEIRELISHSVEKIEDGSRLANHAGDTMSQVTQAVARVTDIMGEIAAASSEQSRGIEQVTLAITQMDEVTQQNAALVEEAAAASRSLEEQGSQLANAVALFRLDESAAHA, encoded by the coding sequence ATGAGTAACAAGCCGTTGACCATTCGCGCGAAGTTGATGCTCGCGTTCGGGGTTCTGACCTGCGTCGTGCTGCTGGTGTCGGTGCTCGGCATCGTCTCCCTCAGCCGCGCGCATGGGAGGTTCTCGGACTACGTGAACGGCATCAACGCGCGCGCGACGCTCGCCGACCGCGTGCACGTCGCGGTTGACCGGCGCGCAATCGCCGCGCGCAACATCGTGCTCGCAGGCTCCGCGGCCGACGTCGAACACGAAAAGGAGGCGGCGCTGCAGGCGGACCGCGACGTCGGCACCCTGCTTCGCCAGTTGCGGCTCGCCGTCGGCCCGGGCACCGACGCGACCGACAAGGCGCGCGAACTCGTCAGACAGATCGACACGGTCGAGACCAGCTACGGGCCCGTCGCGCGCGCGATCGTCGATGCCGCCGTGAACAACCGGCGCGATCAGGCGATCACGATGATCGACGAACAGTGCCGCCCGCTGCTGGTCCGGCTCGTCGCCGCGACCGACGCCTTTGCGACCTATTCGCGCGAGCGGGCCGCGCAGCTCGTGACCGATTCGGGCGACCGCTATACGTCGCAACGGCTGCTGCAGATCGCCATCTGCCTCGCCGCGGCGGTCGGTGCGATGGTGGCCGGCTGGGCGATCGCGCGCGACCTGATCCGCTCGCTCGGCACCGAACCGGCAATGCTCAACGGCATCGCGCAGCGCATCGCTGCCGGCGACCTCGCCGGCAACGCCGCGAGCGCCGCTGCACCGCGCGGCAGCGTGCTGGCGTCGATGCACGAAATGCAGGCGAACCTCGTGCGGCTGATCGCGCAGGTCCGCGCCGCGTCGAGCAACGTCGCGGCGGGAGCGAGCCAGATCGCGTCCGGCAACGTCGACCTGTCGTCCCGCACCGAACAGCAGGCCGCATCGCTGCAGGAAACCGCGTCGAGCATGGAGCAATTGACGTCGACCGTGCGGCTGAACGCCGACAACGCCCAGCAGGCCAGAGCGCTGGCCGACAACGCGTCGCAAGTCGCACAGCGCGGCAACGTCGCGGTCGGATCGATGGTCGAGACGATGACTGACATCAGCGCCGGTTCAGCCAAGATCGCCGATATCACCGGGATCATCGAAAGCATCGCGTTCCAGACCAACATCCTCGCGCTGAACGCGGCCGTCGAGGCGGCCCGCGCCGGCGAGCAAGGGCGCGGCTTCGCAGTGGTCGCGAGCGAGGTCAGAAGCCTCGCCCAGCGCTCGTCGAGCGCCGCGAAGGAAATTCGCGAGCTGATCTCGCATTCGGTGGAGAAGATCGAAGACGGATCGCGCCTCGCGAACCACGCGGGCGACACGATGAGCCAGGTGACGCAGGCCGTCGCGCGGGTGACGGACATCATGGGCGAGATCGCGGCGGCGTCGAGCGAGCAAAGCCGCGGCATCGAGCAGGTCACGCTGGCGATCACACAGATGGATGAAGTCACGCAGCAAAATGCCGCGCTCGTCGAGGAAGCGGCCGCCGCATCCCGATCGCTCGAAGAACAGGGCAGCCAGCTGGCCAACGCAGTCGCGCTGTTTCGACTCGATGAGAGCGCAGCCCACGCGTAG
- a CDS encoding DUF72 domain-containing protein — MTSPSARIHIGISGWRYAGWRGTFYPKGLKQADELRYAASRLQTIEINGTHYSLQSLASWRRWYDETPPGFTFAVKGARYLTHMLRFRDETATVACANFFAQGLLALNDKLGPLLWQFPPSLRFDPDHMEHFLGLLPHDTGAALALAQRHDGRVRTPYLQIDRKRALRHAIEVRHASFVDPAFVKLLRRHAVALVVSDSTEPWPQFEDLSADFVYMRLHGTETKYSGEYSDASLDRWAQRIETWSRGAQPADARLAAPDLAPPRAHARAVYCYFDNDTKTRAPFDARRLMARLGVRAHDAAAAADSAPQAEPQPQGEER; from the coding sequence GTGACGAGCCCATCAGCGCGCATCCATATCGGCATTTCCGGCTGGCGCTACGCCGGCTGGCGCGGCACCTTCTACCCGAAAGGGCTGAAGCAGGCCGACGAGTTGCGCTACGCAGCGAGCCGGCTGCAGACGATCGAGATCAACGGCACGCATTACAGCCTGCAATCGCTCGCCAGCTGGCGGCGCTGGTACGACGAAACGCCGCCCGGTTTTACGTTCGCGGTGAAAGGCGCACGCTATCTGACCCACATGCTGCGGTTTCGCGACGAAACCGCGACGGTCGCGTGCGCGAACTTTTTCGCGCAGGGGCTGCTTGCGCTCAACGACAAGCTCGGCCCGCTCCTCTGGCAATTTCCGCCGTCGCTGCGATTCGACCCCGACCACATGGAACACTTCCTCGGCCTGCTGCCGCACGATACCGGAGCGGCGCTGGCGCTCGCGCAACGGCACGACGGGCGGGTCAGGACGCCCTATCTCCAGATCGACCGCAAGCGCGCATTACGACACGCGATCGAAGTGCGTCACGCGAGCTTCGTCGACCCGGCGTTCGTGAAGCTGCTGCGCCGGCACGCGGTCGCGCTGGTCGTGTCGGATTCGACGGAACCGTGGCCGCAGTTCGAGGACCTGAGCGCCGACTTCGTCTACATGCGGCTGCACGGCACCGAGACCAAATATTCGGGCGAGTACTCGGATGCGTCGCTCGACCGCTGGGCGCAGCGCATCGAAACGTGGAGCCGCGGCGCGCAGCCGGCCGACGCGCGCCTCGCCGCACCGGACCTCGCGCCGCCGCGCGCGCATGCGCGCGCCGTCTACTGCTACTTCGACAACGATACGAAGACGCGCGCGCCGTTCGATGCGCGGCGCCTGATGGCGCGCCTCGGCGTGCGGGCGCACGACGCGGCGGCCGCAGCGGACAGCGCGCCGCAGGCTGAACCGCAACCGCAAGGAGAAGAACGATGA
- a CDS encoding phosphatase PAP2 family protein, with amino-acid sequence MIVSPRRFPLHVAALASALALAACGGGDDVASTPATSAAMPAPPADPGFVDSAPVPSVPAFVDNIATNQRGDARYATLSTNAAVRVVSRFLDLWQPSTMIVDAGVNAPANGAFPAVVASTCSGLPSSGTPCGTILNGTVLAANVQYVVDATTARTQQQADAAYFDDRRGKGYSVTDGMGPLTDAWRTAAQQTTSITSVPADATTVLYNDAGNNTGVGSSTNANFGKVVDLLNEMGTNASTEPSKRFYKYARPYRWSAAVAVAPTLVPAESATPATDGGFISGHEAEAMRDATTMAWLVPERFQEMVSRGLELGENRILAGMHSPLDVIGGRMLALAISAANLTAYASDAQAAYGQAHQALQQLTGTTDATFAAFAHSGTTATDRFADYTANRAAFLRRLTFGFGAIESTDAPPVVPKGAEVLLQTRFPYLSADQRRVVLKTTELPSGYPVMDDAEGWGRLNLFTAADGYGTFNGNVVVSMDASRGGFYAADQWRNDIGGAGKLTLQGTGTLTLAGNNSYTGGTQVNGGTLAAASASAFGNGDVYVGAGGGVRIAAAAPVTIATRYTQLANTTLELDIDGKGGGRLRVGGPLTVAGGTLHVKFVNGYAPKAGDTIALIDGAALAAKFATVTVDGFKATPVYTATGVSVVLSAS; translated from the coding sequence ATGATCGTGTCACCCCGCCGTTTTCCGCTGCACGTCGCAGCACTCGCGAGCGCGCTCGCACTGGCCGCCTGCGGCGGCGGCGACGACGTCGCATCGACCCCGGCGACCAGCGCCGCGATGCCGGCGCCGCCCGCCGACCCCGGCTTCGTCGACAGCGCACCGGTGCCGAGCGTGCCGGCGTTCGTCGACAACATCGCGACCAACCAGCGCGGCGACGCGCGCTATGCGACGTTGTCGACCAACGCCGCGGTGCGGGTCGTGAGCCGCTTCCTCGATCTGTGGCAGCCGTCGACGATGATCGTCGACGCGGGCGTGAACGCGCCGGCCAACGGCGCGTTTCCGGCCGTGGTGGCGTCGACGTGCTCCGGCCTGCCCAGCAGCGGCACGCCGTGCGGCACGATTCTGAACGGCACGGTGCTCGCCGCCAACGTTCAATACGTGGTCGACGCAACGACCGCACGCACGCAGCAGCAGGCCGATGCGGCCTACTTCGACGACCGGCGCGGCAAAGGCTACAGCGTGACCGACGGGATGGGCCCGCTCACCGACGCGTGGCGCACGGCCGCGCAGCAGACGACCAGCATCACCAGCGTGCCGGCCGATGCGACCACGGTGCTGTACAACGACGCCGGCAACAACACCGGCGTCGGCAGCAGCACCAACGCGAACTTCGGCAAGGTCGTCGATCTGCTCAACGAAATGGGCACCAACGCGTCGACCGAACCGTCGAAGCGCTTCTACAAATATGCGCGTCCGTACCGCTGGAGCGCCGCGGTCGCCGTCGCGCCGACGCTCGTGCCCGCCGAAAGCGCGACGCCCGCCACCGACGGCGGCTTCATCAGCGGCCACGAGGCCGAAGCGATGCGCGACGCGACGACGATGGCGTGGCTCGTGCCGGAGCGCTTCCAGGAGATGGTGAGCCGCGGCCTCGAACTCGGCGAGAACCGGATCCTCGCCGGCATGCATTCGCCGCTCGACGTGATCGGCGGCCGCATGCTCGCGCTCGCCATCAGCGCGGCGAACCTGACCGCCTACGCGAGCGACGCGCAGGCCGCGTACGGTCAGGCGCATCAGGCGCTGCAGCAGCTCACGGGAACGACCGACGCGACGTTCGCCGCGTTCGCGCATTCGGGCACCACGGCGACCGACCGGTTCGCCGATTACACCGCGAACCGGGCCGCGTTCCTGCGCCGCCTGACGTTCGGCTTCGGCGCGATCGAATCGACCGACGCGCCGCCCGTCGTGCCCAAGGGCGCCGAGGTGCTGCTGCAGACGCGCTTCCCGTACCTGAGCGCGGACCAGCGGCGGGTCGTGCTGAAGACCACCGAGCTGCCGTCGGGCTACCCGGTGATGGACGATGCGGAAGGCTGGGGCCGCCTGAACCTGTTCACCGCGGCCGACGGCTACGGCACGTTCAACGGCAACGTGGTCGTGTCGATGGACGCGTCGCGCGGCGGCTTCTACGCGGCCGACCAGTGGCGCAACGACATCGGCGGCGCCGGCAAGCTGACGCTGCAAGGCACCGGCACGCTGACGCTCGCCGGCAACAACAGCTACACGGGCGGCACGCAGGTGAACGGCGGCACGCTCGCCGCGGCGTCCGCGAGCGCGTTCGGCAACGGCGACGTGTACGTCGGCGCGGGCGGCGGCGTCCGGATCGCGGCGGCCGCGCCGGTCACGATCGCGACGCGTTACACGCAGCTCGCGAACACGACGCTCGAACTCGACATCGACGGCAAAGGCGGCGGCCGCCTGCGCGTCGGCGGCCCGCTCACCGTCGCCGGCGGCACGCTTCACGTGAAGTTCGTGAACGGCTATGCGCCGAAGGCCGGCGACACGATCGCGCTGATCGACGGCGCGGCGCTCGCCGCGAAGTTCGCGACGGTGACGGTCGACGGCTTCAAGGCAACGCCGGTTTATACGGCTACGGGCGTGTCGGTGGTGTTGTCGGCGTCCTGA